Proteins found in one Mustela lutreola isolate mMusLut2 chromosome 10, mMusLut2.pri, whole genome shotgun sequence genomic segment:
- the ZNF644 gene encoding zinc finger protein 644 isoform X1, whose protein sequence is MRLFLQRDVNKTKSRLNVLNGLANNMDDVKINTDITGAKEELLDNNSFISDKESGVHKPKDCQTSFQINNTLTLPEELSKDKSEKALSGGQSTLFIHAGAPTVSSENFILPKGAAVNGPVLHSSLAKTSNMNKGSVSLTTGQPVDQPTTESCSTLKVAPDLQLSTPQKASQHQVLFLLSDVAHAKNPTHSIKKLPTSASVGCDIQNSVGSSIKSESTLISQVEVGEDSDDLLVKDDCVDTLTGISSGTDEFRSENDTNWDPQKEFIQFLMTNEDTVDKAPVHSKVGLEKKRKRKMDVSKITRYTEDCFSDSNCIPNKSKMLEVDFLEQNEELQAIDSQKYALSKVKPESTDEDLESVDAFQHLIYNPDKCGEDSSPVHSSTFLSNTLKKKCEESDSESPATFSTEEPSFYPCTKCNVNFREKKHLHRHMMYHLDGNSHFRHLNVPRPYACRECGRTFRDRNSLLKHMIIHQERRQKLMEEIRELKELQDEGRSARLQCPQCVFGTNCPKTFVQHAKTHEKDKRYYCCEECNFMAVTENELECHRGIAHGAVVKCPIVSSDVAQRKTQKKTFMKDSIIGSSKKSATYICKMCPFTTSARSILKKHMEYLHSSSCIDSFGSPLGLDKRKSDILEEPIDIDSTKPLIKQQSTTFPKNSALKQDVKRTFGSSSQSSNFSKFHKRPHRIQKARKSIAQSGVNVCNQNNSHKTVMIKSSTDQKPKYFHQAAKEKSNAKANSNYLYRHKYENYRMIKKSGESYPLHFKKEEPSSLNSLHLFSSSGNSHNNSFISDPQNSDTKRPESFKEHRRVAVKRVVKESKKESSVGGEDLDSYPDFLHKMTVVVLQKLNSAEKKDSYETEDESSWDNVELGDYTTQAIEDETYNDINQEHVNLFPLFKSKVEGQEPGENATLSYDQNDGFYFEYYEDAGTNNFLHDIHDPQHLENAETSLSKHSSVFHWTDLSLEKKSCPYCPATFETGVGLSNHVRGHLHRAGLSYEARHVVSPEQIATSDKMQHFKRTGTGTPVKRVRKAIEKSETTSEHTCQLCGGWFDTKIGLSNHVRGHLKRLGKTKWDAHKSPICVLNEMMQNEEKYEKILKALNSRRIIPRPFVAQKFASSDDFLSQNVIPLEAYRNGLKTEALSVSASEEEGLSFLNEYDETKPELPSGKKNQSLTLIELLKNKRMGEERNSAISPQKIHNQTARKRFVQKCVLPLSEDSPLMYQPQRMDLTMHSGMPVKLRTCVHCNTTFTSAVSLSNHLRAYARKKSAGLLTGTALDCKQKKSRSRSGSKKKMLSLPHGADEVYILRCRFCGLVFRGPLSVQEDWIKHLQRHIVNANLPRTGAGMVEVTSLLKKPASITETSFSLLMAEAAS, encoded by the exons aCTAAATGTGTTAAATGGGCTTGCCAACAATATGGATGATGTGAAGATAAACACCGATATTACTGGTGCTAAAGAAGAACTCCTAGATAACAACAGTTTTATCTCAGACAAAGAAAGTGGAGTTCATAAACCAAAAGATTGTCAAACAtcctttcagataaataatacGCTCACTCTGCCTGAAGAACTGTCAAAGGACAAATCTGAAAAAGCCTTAAGTGGAGGCCAGTCTACTCTGTTTATACATGCTGGTGCTCCTACTGTTTCTAGTGAAAATTTTATCTTGCCTAAAGGAGCTGCTGTTAATGGACCAGTTTTACACTCCTCCTTAGCTAAGACTTCCAATATGAATAAAGGCAGCGTTTCATTAACCACTGGACAACCTGTGGATCAGCCAACAACAGAATCTTGTTCAACTTTGAAGGTGGCACCTGATCTTCAACTATCTACACCACAGAAAGCAAGTCAAcaccaagttttatttttgttatcagATGTAGCACATGCTAAAAATCCAACCCATTCCATTAAAAAACTACCTACCTCTGCTTCCGTTGGTTGTGACATTCAGAATTCAGTAGGGAGTAGTATAAAGTCAGAGAGCACTTTAATAAGTCAAGTAGAGGTGGGTGAGGATAGTGATGATTTATTGGTAAAAGATGATTGTGTCGATACATTGACAGGAATTTCCTCAGGTACAGATGAATTTAGGTCAGAAAATGACACAAACTGGGATCCCCAAAAAGAGTTCATTCAGTTTCTTATGACTAATGAAGACACAGTGGATAAAGCTCCAGTTCACTCTAAAGTAGgtctagagaaaaagagaaagcgaAAAATGGATGTAAGCAAGATTACTCGTTATACTGAGGATTGCTTTAGTGATTCTAATTGTATACCCAATAAGTCAAAAATGCTAGAGGTAGACTTTCTGGAACAGAATGAAGAACTACAAGCAATAGACTCACAGAAATATGCATTATCAAAAGTGAAGCCTGAATCAACTGATGAAGACTTGGAATCTGTggatgcttttcagcatctaatTTATAACCCAGATAAGTGTGGAGAAGACAGTTCACCTGTTCATAGTAGCACTTTTCTTTCaaataccttaaaaaagaaatgtgaagaaaGTGATTCCGAGTCACCTGCTACTTTCAGCACTGAAGAGCCATCGTTCTACCCCTGTACAAAGTGCAATGTGAATTTTAGGGAGAAAAAGCACCTCCACAGGCATATGATGTATCATTTAGATGGGAATAGCCACTTTCGCCATCTTAATGTCCCAAGGCCATATGCTTGTAGAGAATGTGGACGGACATTTCGAGATCGTAACTCACTTCTAAAGCATATGATTATTCaccaagaaagaagacagaagttGATGGAGGAAATTCGTGAATTGAAAGAACTTCAGGATGAAGGAAGAAGTGCACGATTACAGTGCCCACAGTGTGTGTTTGGTACCAATTGCCCTAAGACATTTGTGCAGCATGCTAAAACCCatgaaaaagataaaaggtaCTACTGTTGTGAAGAGTGTAACTTCATGGCAGTGACAGAAAATGAATTAGAATGCCATCGAGGCATTGCCCATGGAGCAGTGGTAAAATGCCCTATCGTCAGTTCTGATGTAGCCCAGAGAAAAACGCAAAAAAAGACTTTCATGAAAGATTCTATTATAGGATCATCCAAAAAATCAGCCACCTACATATGTAAGATGTGTCCTTTTACTACTTCAGccagaagtattttaaaaaaacacatggagTACTTGCATTCATCATCATGCATTGATTCATTTGGTAGTCCTCTTGGActtgataaaagaaaaagtgacattCTCGAAGAACCTATCGATATTGATAGCACTAAACCATTAATTAAACAGCAGTCAACCACATTTCCAAAGAACTCTGCTTTAAAACAAGATGTAAAGCGAACATTTGGATCATCCTCACAATCAAGTAATTTTTCCAAATTCCATAAGAGACCACACAGGATACAAAAAGCTCGGAAAAGCATTGCCCAGTCAGGTGTAAACGTGTGCAATCAAAACAATTCTCACAAGACTGTTATGATTAAAAGCAGCACTGACCAAAAACCGAAGTATTTCCAtcaagcagcaaaagaaaaatctaatgCCAAGGCAAACAGCAACTATTTATATAGACACAAATATGAAAACTACAGGATGATCAAAAAATCAGGTGAATCATATCCTCTacatttcaaaaaagaagagCCCAGTTCATTAAATTCTTTACATCTGTTCTCATCATCAGGTAATTCTCACAACAATAGTTTCATTTCAGACCCTCAAAATTCTGACACCAAAAGGCCAGAAAGCTTCAAAGAACATAGGCGTGTAGCTGTAAAGAGAGTAGTTAAGGAGTCTAAGAAGGAAAGTTCTGTTGGAGGAGAAGACTTGGATAGCTATCCAGATTTCTTACATAAAATGACTGTTGTTGTTCTGCAAAAACTTAATTCTGCTGAAAAGAAAGATAGCTATGAAACAGAAGATGAAAGTTCCTGGGATAATGTTGAGCTAGGTGACTACACTACACAGGCTATAGAAGATGAAACCTATAATGATATTAATCAAGAACATGTAAACTTATTCCCGCTGTTTAAAAGCAAGGTGGAAGGTCAAGAGCCCGGAGAAAATGCTACCCTTAGTTATGATCAAAATGATggcttttattttgaatattatgaaGATGCTGGAACTAATAACTTTTTGCATGACATACATGATCCTCAGCATTTAGAAAATGCGGAAACTTCATTGTCAAAGCATAGTTCTGTTTTTCACTGGACTGATTTGTCTCTTGAGAAGAAATCATGTCCTTACTGCCCAGCAACATTTGAAACAGGTGTTGGATTGTCAAATCATGTCCGAGGACATCTTCACAGAGCTGGACTAAGCTATGAAGCCCGACATGTTGTATCACCAGAACAAATAGCCACAAGTGACAAAATGCAACATTTCAAAAGAACTGGCACAGGGACACCTGTTAAGCGAGTTAGAAAAG ctaTAGAGAAGTCTGAAACCACTTCTGAACACACTTGTCAGCTCTGTGGTGGTTGGTTTGATACTAAAATTGGATTATCGAATCATGTTAGAGGCCATCTGAAAAGACTTGGAAAGACCAAATGGGATGCTCACAAATCTCCAATCTGTGTTTTGAATGAGATGAtgcagaatgaagaaaaatatgaaaagatcttGAAAGCATTGAACAGTCGTCGTATTATTCCCAGACCATTTGTAGCTCAAAAATTTGCATCAAGTGATGACTTTCTGTCTCAAAATGTTATACCTCTTGAAGCATACCGTAATGGCCTAAAGACTGAAGCTTTATCAGTGTCTGCATCAGAAGAAGAAGGGCTGAGTTTCTTAAATGAATACGatgaaacaaaaccagaactgcccagtggaaaaaagaatcaGTCTCTTACACTGatagaactgcttaaaaataaaaggatgggagaagaaaggaattcTGCTATTTCTCCTCAAAAAATTCATAATCAAACTGCAAGGAAGAGATTTGTTCAGAAGTGTGTTCTTCCATTAAGTGAAGACAGTCCATTGATGTATCAGCCACAAAGGATGGATTTGACTATGCACTCAG GTATGCCTGTGAAGCTTAGAACATGTGTGCATTGCAATACGACGTTTACAAGTGCTGTTAGCCTGTCCAACCACTTACGCGCTTATGCACGAAAGAAGAGTGCTGGACTTTTGACTGGTACAG
- the ZNF644 gene encoding zinc finger protein 644 isoform X3 — translation MDDVKINTDITGAKEELLDNNSFISDKESGVHKPKDCQTSFQINNTLTLPEELSKDKSEKALSGGQSTLFIHAGAPTVSSENFILPKGAAVNGPVLHSSLAKTSNMNKGSVSLTTGQPVDQPTTESCSTLKVAPDLQLSTPQKASQHQVLFLLSDVAHAKNPTHSIKKLPTSASVGCDIQNSVGSSIKSESTLISQVEVGEDSDDLLVKDDCVDTLTGISSGTDEFRSENDTNWDPQKEFIQFLMTNEDTVDKAPVHSKVGLEKKRKRKMDVSKITRYTEDCFSDSNCIPNKSKMLEVDFLEQNEELQAIDSQKYALSKVKPESTDEDLESVDAFQHLIYNPDKCGEDSSPVHSSTFLSNTLKKKCEESDSESPATFSTEEPSFYPCTKCNVNFREKKHLHRHMMYHLDGNSHFRHLNVPRPYACRECGRTFRDRNSLLKHMIIHQERRQKLMEEIRELKELQDEGRSARLQCPQCVFGTNCPKTFVQHAKTHEKDKRYYCCEECNFMAVTENELECHRGIAHGAVVKCPIVSSDVAQRKTQKKTFMKDSIIGSSKKSATYICKMCPFTTSARSILKKHMEYLHSSSCIDSFGSPLGLDKRKSDILEEPIDIDSTKPLIKQQSTTFPKNSALKQDVKRTFGSSSQSSNFSKFHKRPHRIQKARKSIAQSGVNVCNQNNSHKTVMIKSSTDQKPKYFHQAAKEKSNAKANSNYLYRHKYENYRMIKKSGESYPLHFKKEEPSSLNSLHLFSSSGNSHNNSFISDPQNSDTKRPESFKEHRRVAVKRVVKESKKESSVGGEDLDSYPDFLHKMTVVVLQKLNSAEKKDSYETEDESSWDNVELGDYTTQAIEDETYNDINQEHVNLFPLFKSKVEGQEPGENATLSYDQNDGFYFEYYEDAGTNNFLHDIHDPQHLENAETSLSKHSSVFHWTDLSLEKKSCPYCPATFETGVGLSNHVRGHLHRAGLSYEARHVVSPEQIATSDKMQHFKRTGTGTPVKRVRKAIEKSETTSEHTCQLCGGWFDTKIGLSNHVRGHLKRLGKTKWDAHKSPICVLNEMMQNEEKYEKILKALNSRRIIPRPFVAQKFASSDDFLSQNVIPLEAYRNGLKTEALSVSASEEEGLSFLNEYDETKPELPSGKKNQSLTLIELLKNKRMGEERNSAISPQKIHNQTARKRFVQKCVLPLSEDSPLMYQPQRMDLTMHSALDCKQKKSRSRSGSKKKMLSLPHGADEVYILRCRFCGLVFRGPLSVQEDWIKHLQRHIVNANLPRTGAGMVEVTSLLKKPASITETSFSLLMAEAAS, via the exons ATGGATGATGTGAAGATAAACACCGATATTACTGGTGCTAAAGAAGAACTCCTAGATAACAACAGTTTTATCTCAGACAAAGAAAGTGGAGTTCATAAACCAAAAGATTGTCAAACAtcctttcagataaataatacGCTCACTCTGCCTGAAGAACTGTCAAAGGACAAATCTGAAAAAGCCTTAAGTGGAGGCCAGTCTACTCTGTTTATACATGCTGGTGCTCCTACTGTTTCTAGTGAAAATTTTATCTTGCCTAAAGGAGCTGCTGTTAATGGACCAGTTTTACACTCCTCCTTAGCTAAGACTTCCAATATGAATAAAGGCAGCGTTTCATTAACCACTGGACAACCTGTGGATCAGCCAACAACAGAATCTTGTTCAACTTTGAAGGTGGCACCTGATCTTCAACTATCTACACCACAGAAAGCAAGTCAAcaccaagttttatttttgttatcagATGTAGCACATGCTAAAAATCCAACCCATTCCATTAAAAAACTACCTACCTCTGCTTCCGTTGGTTGTGACATTCAGAATTCAGTAGGGAGTAGTATAAAGTCAGAGAGCACTTTAATAAGTCAAGTAGAGGTGGGTGAGGATAGTGATGATTTATTGGTAAAAGATGATTGTGTCGATACATTGACAGGAATTTCCTCAGGTACAGATGAATTTAGGTCAGAAAATGACACAAACTGGGATCCCCAAAAAGAGTTCATTCAGTTTCTTATGACTAATGAAGACACAGTGGATAAAGCTCCAGTTCACTCTAAAGTAGgtctagagaaaaagagaaagcgaAAAATGGATGTAAGCAAGATTACTCGTTATACTGAGGATTGCTTTAGTGATTCTAATTGTATACCCAATAAGTCAAAAATGCTAGAGGTAGACTTTCTGGAACAGAATGAAGAACTACAAGCAATAGACTCACAGAAATATGCATTATCAAAAGTGAAGCCTGAATCAACTGATGAAGACTTGGAATCTGTggatgcttttcagcatctaatTTATAACCCAGATAAGTGTGGAGAAGACAGTTCACCTGTTCATAGTAGCACTTTTCTTTCaaataccttaaaaaagaaatgtgaagaaaGTGATTCCGAGTCACCTGCTACTTTCAGCACTGAAGAGCCATCGTTCTACCCCTGTACAAAGTGCAATGTGAATTTTAGGGAGAAAAAGCACCTCCACAGGCATATGATGTATCATTTAGATGGGAATAGCCACTTTCGCCATCTTAATGTCCCAAGGCCATATGCTTGTAGAGAATGTGGACGGACATTTCGAGATCGTAACTCACTTCTAAAGCATATGATTATTCaccaagaaagaagacagaagttGATGGAGGAAATTCGTGAATTGAAAGAACTTCAGGATGAAGGAAGAAGTGCACGATTACAGTGCCCACAGTGTGTGTTTGGTACCAATTGCCCTAAGACATTTGTGCAGCATGCTAAAACCCatgaaaaagataaaaggtaCTACTGTTGTGAAGAGTGTAACTTCATGGCAGTGACAGAAAATGAATTAGAATGCCATCGAGGCATTGCCCATGGAGCAGTGGTAAAATGCCCTATCGTCAGTTCTGATGTAGCCCAGAGAAAAACGCAAAAAAAGACTTTCATGAAAGATTCTATTATAGGATCATCCAAAAAATCAGCCACCTACATATGTAAGATGTGTCCTTTTACTACTTCAGccagaagtattttaaaaaaacacatggagTACTTGCATTCATCATCATGCATTGATTCATTTGGTAGTCCTCTTGGActtgataaaagaaaaagtgacattCTCGAAGAACCTATCGATATTGATAGCACTAAACCATTAATTAAACAGCAGTCAACCACATTTCCAAAGAACTCTGCTTTAAAACAAGATGTAAAGCGAACATTTGGATCATCCTCACAATCAAGTAATTTTTCCAAATTCCATAAGAGACCACACAGGATACAAAAAGCTCGGAAAAGCATTGCCCAGTCAGGTGTAAACGTGTGCAATCAAAACAATTCTCACAAGACTGTTATGATTAAAAGCAGCACTGACCAAAAACCGAAGTATTTCCAtcaagcagcaaaagaaaaatctaatgCCAAGGCAAACAGCAACTATTTATATAGACACAAATATGAAAACTACAGGATGATCAAAAAATCAGGTGAATCATATCCTCTacatttcaaaaaagaagagCCCAGTTCATTAAATTCTTTACATCTGTTCTCATCATCAGGTAATTCTCACAACAATAGTTTCATTTCAGACCCTCAAAATTCTGACACCAAAAGGCCAGAAAGCTTCAAAGAACATAGGCGTGTAGCTGTAAAGAGAGTAGTTAAGGAGTCTAAGAAGGAAAGTTCTGTTGGAGGAGAAGACTTGGATAGCTATCCAGATTTCTTACATAAAATGACTGTTGTTGTTCTGCAAAAACTTAATTCTGCTGAAAAGAAAGATAGCTATGAAACAGAAGATGAAAGTTCCTGGGATAATGTTGAGCTAGGTGACTACACTACACAGGCTATAGAAGATGAAACCTATAATGATATTAATCAAGAACATGTAAACTTATTCCCGCTGTTTAAAAGCAAGGTGGAAGGTCAAGAGCCCGGAGAAAATGCTACCCTTAGTTATGATCAAAATGATggcttttattttgaatattatgaaGATGCTGGAACTAATAACTTTTTGCATGACATACATGATCCTCAGCATTTAGAAAATGCGGAAACTTCATTGTCAAAGCATAGTTCTGTTTTTCACTGGACTGATTTGTCTCTTGAGAAGAAATCATGTCCTTACTGCCCAGCAACATTTGAAACAGGTGTTGGATTGTCAAATCATGTCCGAGGACATCTTCACAGAGCTGGACTAAGCTATGAAGCCCGACATGTTGTATCACCAGAACAAATAGCCACAAGTGACAAAATGCAACATTTCAAAAGAACTGGCACAGGGACACCTGTTAAGCGAGTTAGAAAAG ctaTAGAGAAGTCTGAAACCACTTCTGAACACACTTGTCAGCTCTGTGGTGGTTGGTTTGATACTAAAATTGGATTATCGAATCATGTTAGAGGCCATCTGAAAAGACTTGGAAAGACCAAATGGGATGCTCACAAATCTCCAATCTGTGTTTTGAATGAGATGAtgcagaatgaagaaaaatatgaaaagatcttGAAAGCATTGAACAGTCGTCGTATTATTCCCAGACCATTTGTAGCTCAAAAATTTGCATCAAGTGATGACTTTCTGTCTCAAAATGTTATACCTCTTGAAGCATACCGTAATGGCCTAAAGACTGAAGCTTTATCAGTGTCTGCATCAGAAGAAGAAGGGCTGAGTTTCTTAAATGAATACGatgaaacaaaaccagaactgcccagtggaaaaaagaatcaGTCTCTTACACTGatagaactgcttaaaaataaaaggatgggagaagaaaggaattcTGCTATTTCTCCTCAAAAAATTCATAATCAAACTGCAAGGAAGAGATTTGTTCAGAAGTGTGTTCTTCCATTAAGTGAAGACAGTCCATTGATGTATCAGCCACAAAGGATGGATTTGACTATGCACTCAG